From Leptolyngbya iicbica LK, a single genomic window includes:
- a CDS encoding SLC13 family permease, whose translation MGSFAAVSSLSVFLGVLVCIMTERLQLTIAAMLGALLLLFLNVLTLTEAVDYIAQSYATLALFFGVMVMVRAFEPTGIFEFLATQMVRMAGGQGKRLLLGIVAITTPICAVLPNATTVMLLAPLLPPIATELGVNFVPLLILLVFVANSAGLLTLVGDPATFIVGDAVNISFLDYLKSLSLGGAIAIAAIVVMLPILFPTIWHKQLDNLAQLPHPRVNHPRMLMLGGLIVALVLTLFVVGETLPVPISPATVALMGAALCLLITHHSRIDSIQNILRDLDWSTLLFFMSVFVLIGSLEKTGVLSAASSVLALILGHNIALGSLLVLLLVGGLSSLVPNIPLVVAMVPLLKEYVVNVGLATPDILDPNFAGNLPIEVLPLFYAMMYGATLGGNGTLIGASSNIVAAGVAEQHGKSISFRTFLKYGFPIAAVQLTLMGVYMLMRFL comes from the coding sequence ATGGGAAGCTTTGCCGCTGTTTCATCCCTCAGCGTCTTTCTCGGTGTACTCGTCTGCATCATGACCGAGCGCTTGCAGCTGACGATCGCCGCCATGCTGGGCGCGTTGCTGCTGCTCTTTCTCAACGTGCTGACGCTGACCGAAGCCGTTGACTACATCGCCCAAAGTTACGCTACCCTGGCCCTCTTTTTTGGGGTCATGGTGATGGTGCGCGCCTTTGAGCCCACTGGCATTTTTGAATTCCTGGCGACCCAAATGGTCCGCATGGCTGGCGGGCAGGGGAAGCGGTTGCTGCTGGGTATCGTCGCGATCACCACTCCCATCTGTGCGGTGTTGCCCAACGCCACCACCGTGATGTTGCTGGCTCCCCTGCTGCCGCCTATTGCGACGGAACTGGGGGTGAACTTTGTGCCACTGCTGATTTTGCTGGTGTTTGTTGCCAACAGCGCCGGACTGCTGACCCTCGTGGGCGATCCGGCAACGTTCATCGTGGGCGATGCGGTCAACATCAGCTTTTTGGATTATTTGAAGTCGCTGAGTTTGGGGGGCGCGATCGCGATCGCGGCGATCGTGGTGATGCTACCCATCCTGTTTCCGACCATCTGGCACAAGCAGCTCGACAACCTCGCTCAACTACCCCACCCCCGTGTCAACCATCCCCGCATGTTGATGTTGGGAGGCCTCATTGTGGCACTGGTGCTGACCCTGTTCGTGGTTGGTGAAACTTTGCCTGTGCCCATTTCACCCGCTACCGTGGCCCTGATGGGAGCGGCGCTGTGTTTGCTAATCACCCACCACAGCCGCATCGACAGCATCCAAAACATCCTGCGGGATTTGGACTGGAGCACCCTCCTCTTTTTCATGAGCGTGTTTGTGCTGATCGGCAGCCTGGAGAAAACGGGGGTGCTGAGTGCCGCTTCAAGCGTACTGGCGCTGATTTTGGGGCACAACATTGCGCTGGGTTCCTTGCTGGTGCTACTGCTGGTGGGTGGGTTGTCGAGTTTGGTGCCCAACATTCCCCTCGTGGTCGCGATGGTCCCCCTGCTCAAGGAGTATGTAGTGAACGTGGGGCTCGCAACGCCGGATATTCTCGACCCGAATTTCGCCGGGAACCTGCCGATTGAAGTGCTGCCCCTGTTTTACGCCATGATGTACGGCGCGACCCTGGGCGGCAACGGCACTCTCATCGGCGCGTCTTCTAACATCGTGGCCGCTGGCGTCGCCGAGCAGCACGGCAAGTCGATTTCGTTTCGGACGTTTCTCAAGTACGGTTTCCCTATCGCGGCGGTGCAGTTGACCTTGATGGGCGTCTACATGTTGATGCGCTTTTTGTAG
- a CDS encoding peptidase M42, with product MSPLNMVVEQLVTQNAPLPEGVAELTELLEILQLLIREPSVVGSEDSFFRVLRRELEEVGAQVTHYHGVLVAQGDRPHDLMLSAHIDRHGLLCTGPNEFQYAAFIAGNQSELTGDSVSEQMLNTIENRFQGQRVQAHLPYIGTYIGQGQITRSYICPERKNLIFEVEGLEHLQPGTPIAFLDRLQFNDGYISAQLDNVLSAAIIIFLFRCGFAGTALFTAQEESGRSWRYALSWFQRQQLTTQRLVALDTSPYHDRAAADQQLVTLRRKDASANFAEGITQELADRCTQLDIPYSYKDDYIEAQNRTRTKPYSLGRTEMGRLIAATDGAISGTTLQVPTTEYHTPNETASLASVTAMIQLLQTYI from the coding sequence ATGAGCCCTTTGAATATGGTTGTCGAGCAACTGGTCACCCAAAACGCTCCGCTGCCCGAAGGCGTCGCCGAGCTGACAGAATTGTTGGAAATTCTGCAACTGCTGATTCGAGAACCCTCCGTCGTGGGGAGCGAAGACTCCTTCTTTCGGGTGCTGCGGCGGGAGTTAGAGGAAGTGGGAGCCCAGGTCACTCACTATCATGGCGTCTTAGTCGCCCAGGGCGATCGCCCCCACGACCTAATGCTGTCGGCCCACATCGATCGCCACGGCTTACTCTGCACTGGCCCCAACGAGTTTCAATACGCCGCCTTTATCGCGGGCAACCAAAGCGAACTCACGGGGGATTCGGTGTCTGAGCAAATGCTCAACACCATCGAAAATCGGTTTCAGGGGCAACGGGTACAGGCCCACCTCCCCTATATCGGCACCTACATCGGCCAAGGCCAGATCACCCGCTCCTACATTTGCCCAGAGCGCAAAAACTTGATCTTTGAGGTGGAAGGCTTAGAACACCTGCAACCGGGCACTCCGATCGCCTTTCTCGATCGCCTGCAATTCAACGATGGCTACATTTCTGCCCAGTTAGACAACGTGCTAAGTGCCGCCATCATCATCTTTCTGTTTCGCTGTGGCTTTGCGGGGACGGCCCTCTTCACCGCCCAAGAAGAATCCGGTCGCAGTTGGCGCTATGCCCTGTCCTGGTTTCAGCGGCAGCAACTCACTACCCAGCGATTAGTGGCGCTGGATACCAGCCCCTACCACGATCGCGCCGCCGCCGATCAGCAGTTAGTCACCCTGCGCCGTAAGGATGCCAGTGCGAACTTCGCCGAGGGCATCACCCAGGAACTCGCCGATCGCTGCACCCAACTCGACATTCCCTACAGCTACAAAGACGATTACATTGAGGCCCAAAACCGCACCCGCACCAAACCCTACTCCCTGGGCCGCACCGAAATGGGCCGCCTCATTGCCGCCACTGACGGAGCGATTAGTGGCACGACCCTGCAAGTTCCCACCACGGAATACCATACTCCCAACGAAACCGCCTCCCTGGCCTCAGTCACCGCCATGATTCAGCTCTTGCAGACTTACATTTGA
- a CDS encoding PIN domain-containing protein, which produces MYLVDTDVMIDIQRGYAPALAWFASVPALPSIPGFVVMELIQDAQNKQQVRKVLQLVAPLTIVWPTETDCARALSDFTAYHLSYKVGLIDALIAACAVGRSATLCTFNVKHYQVISGLSLDQPYSR; this is translated from the coding sequence ATGTATCTGGTTGATACTGATGTCATGATCGATATTCAGCGGGGGTATGCGCCAGCACTGGCTTGGTTTGCCTCTGTCCCAGCACTGCCGAGCATCCCCGGCTTTGTGGTGATGGAATTGATTCAGGACGCTCAGAACAAGCAACAGGTGCGGAAAGTCTTACAGCTTGTAGCGCCTTTGACCATCGTCTGGCCGACCGAAACTGACTGTGCTCGGGCTTTGTCTGATTTCACCGCCTACCATCTGTCTTATAAGGTCGGTTTGATTGATGCCTTGATTGCGGCCTGTGCTGTTGGACGTAGCGCAACCCTCTGTACTTTCAACGTCAAGCACTACCAAGTCATCTCAGGCTTGAGCCTAGATCAACCCTACAGTCGCTAA
- a CDS encoding sensor domain-containing diguanylate cyclase, whose product MRQLFNFRQIPLWQQAIAAAAYVSTGYVSLFALDPVSGFTVLWIPSGVSVGLIYIWGYPIWLGTVIGNVIAQIIFFNGLSTVTDVVLTPVIVMSLIIGHLLGAYWTAHLIQNRYFLGRAKDTICFIVCNCLLGPCLAVVIVPLSLCLLGKFSWELYLSLVITTWIGEAFVIVTVTPLIITWHQNAPVFQRLVRQQPLEGLLLLCLALTVSQIAFMQGYPVAYLSVTLIIWAAFRFGDVGATLLMVGITAIAVLGTVRGQSTFAQDSVNSSLVLLQSFIAFISLTTLTLSAVLNENERAKTDLKSTNAMLTQFLNALPIGVSVHNQQGHTLYSNAMAEQLLRPSSNAQNRQSAQYLTLYRQSANTICPPEHLPTFRALAGEHLLDDDLEIRHGDQLIPLEAQGTPILDERGRITSAIVVWQDISDRKRMAAILADYTHELELEVTQRTQELAHTNEQLCREIQERERTQQALDQAIQELQKLINLDGLTQIANRRCFDERIHREWQRAATRRSPLSLMLLDVDYFKRYNDLYGHQAGDECLIQVAQAAAQVVKRPDDLVARYGGEEFAILLPDTDLKGALAVAQRLQQAIEDLAIAHRGSEVSQRVTVSIGIAHLLPQADKNLSTLIHLADQALYEAKRLGRNQYVAL is encoded by the coding sequence TTGAGGCAACTTTTCAACTTTCGTCAAATCCCTCTCTGGCAGCAGGCGATCGCCGCTGCCGCTTATGTGAGCACAGGATACGTGTCGCTGTTTGCGTTAGATCCCGTTTCTGGTTTTACCGTTCTCTGGATTCCCAGCGGCGTCAGTGTTGGGCTGATTTACATTTGGGGTTATCCGATTTGGCTAGGCACTGTCATCGGCAATGTCATCGCTCAAATTATTTTTTTCAATGGGCTATCTACCGTCACCGACGTAGTCTTGACTCCTGTGATCGTGATGAGCCTGATCATCGGGCACCTACTTGGGGCTTACTGGACGGCTCACCTCATTCAAAACCGTTACTTTTTGGGTCGGGCCAAAGACACCATTTGCTTTATTGTCTGCAATTGCCTTTTGGGGCCTTGCTTGGCAGTAGTTATTGTGCCGCTGTCTCTCTGTTTGCTGGGGAAATTTAGCTGGGAGCTTTATTTATCCCTGGTCATCACGACCTGGATTGGGGAGGCTTTTGTCATTGTGACCGTCACCCCTTTAATCATTACCTGGCATCAAAATGCCCCAGTATTTCAGCGTTTAGTTCGGCAACAACCGCTGGAGGGCCTGTTGCTCCTGTGTCTCGCGCTGACGGTGAGTCAAATTGCATTTATGCAGGGCTATCCGGTGGCTTATTTATCAGTCACTCTGATCATTTGGGCCGCTTTTCGCTTTGGCGATGTGGGGGCAACGCTGTTAATGGTTGGCATCACAGCGATCGCAGTCCTTGGCACAGTGCGGGGGCAAAGTACCTTTGCCCAAGATTCCGTGAACTCGTCTTTGGTGCTGTTGCAATCTTTTATTGCATTTATTAGCTTGACGACTCTGACGTTGAGTGCCGTCCTCAATGAAAATGAGCGGGCTAAAACCGACTTGAAATCGACTAATGCGATGCTGACCCAATTTCTCAACGCCTTGCCCATTGGGGTCAGCGTTCACAATCAGCAGGGGCACACGCTGTACTCTAATGCGATGGCAGAACAGCTTTTAAGACCGTCATCAAACGCCCAAAATCGCCAATCAGCGCAGTATCTTACCCTCTACCGCCAGAGTGCAAACACGATTTGCCCCCCTGAGCACCTGCCGACATTTCGCGCGCTTGCTGGCGAGCATCTGCTGGATGACGACCTCGAAATTCGTCATGGCGATCAGCTCATTCCCCTCGAAGCCCAGGGGACTCCGATCCTAGACGAACGGGGAAGGATCACCTCAGCGATCGTGGTCTGGCAAGATATCAGCGATCGCAAGCGCATGGCAGCGATTTTGGCCGACTATACCCATGAACTGGAACTAGAAGTAACTCAGCGGACGCAAGAACTGGCCCATACGAACGAACAACTATGCCGAGAGATTCAAGAACGAGAGCGCACTCAGCAGGCTCTGGATCAGGCTATACAGGAATTGCAGAAGTTAATTAACCTTGACGGTCTCACCCAAATTGCCAATCGCCGCTGCTTTGACGAACGGATTCATCGAGAGTGGCAAAGGGCGGCTACCAGACGTTCACCGCTGTCGCTCATGCTATTAGATGTCGATTATTTCAAGCGGTATAACGATCTTTATGGTCATCAAGCCGGTGATGAATGTTTAATCCAAGTTGCCCAAGCCGCTGCTCAAGTTGTGAAGCGTCCAGATGATTTAGTGGCTCGCTATGGGGGAGAAGAATTTGCCATCCTGCTGCCTGATACCGATTTGAAGGGTGCTCTTGCCGTCGCTCAACGGTTGCAGCAGGCAATCGAAGACTTAGCCATTGCCCATCGAGGCTCAGAGGTCAGCCAGCGGGTGACTGTCAGTATAGGAATTGCCCACCTGTTGCCTCAAGCTGATAAGAATCTCAGCACGCTCATTCACCTTGCTGACCAGGCGTTGTATGAAGCCAAGCGGTTGGGCCGCAATCAATATGTGGCGCTGTAA
- a CDS encoding ATP-binding protein: MPPFVPRSLPCREVELDLVTSLLQRDSDFVVTGVPGIGRRSLIREAAKQVGCRCLEIDFLRCRNAGQFLRFLADAITQAFAEPDELTKIQAWSLNQPLTLDQTLASQARLVWPTNPGKEWPLFEGLLALPQYLAEWLNCQVVIVFHNFLHIRSWDRRGKWETYLRQEIQQQNRVSYALIATVAEPWMLASQLPVIALAPLADPELRPWITQSMAAAGLTFEAESQALELYLSYVQGHLKDAIALAQRIWLDCAALATHSPTGLIQAHQVHSSMLTLVQDISVTFEALLLLLPPTQARVLESLALDPTDSPQASAYIKKHQLSRGGGLQGALNSLEQKGLIYGPQFSYRIALPLLNFWLKQRLR; this comes from the coding sequence ATGCCTCCTTTTGTGCCGCGATCGCTCCCCTGCCGTGAAGTCGAACTCGACCTCGTAACGAGCCTGCTGCAACGGGACAGCGATTTTGTGGTCACCGGGGTGCCCGGCATTGGACGGCGATCGCTCATCCGAGAAGCCGCCAAACAAGTCGGCTGCCGTTGCCTCGAAATTGATTTTCTGCGGTGCCGCAACGCCGGTCAGTTTTTGCGATTTCTGGCCGATGCCATCACCCAAGCCTTTGCGGAACCGGACGAACTCACCAAAATTCAAGCCTGGAGCCTGAATCAGCCCCTCACGCTAGACCAAACCCTGGCCTCCCAAGCGCGCCTCGTCTGGCCGACCAATCCGGGCAAAGAATGGCCCTTATTTGAAGGCCTCCTGGCGCTGCCGCAATACTTGGCTGAGTGGCTGAACTGTCAGGTGGTGATTGTATTCCACAATTTCCTCCACATTCGCTCATGGGATCGGCGGGGCAAGTGGGAAACCTATCTCCGGCAAGAAATTCAGCAGCAAAATCGGGTCAGCTATGCCCTGATCGCCACTGTGGCAGAACCCTGGATGCTCGCCAGTCAGCTGCCGGTGATTGCCCTGGCCCCCCTGGCTGACCCGGAACTGCGCCCCTGGATCACCCAGAGCATGGCCGCCGCCGGGCTCACCTTTGAGGCTGAGAGTCAGGCGCTGGAGTTGTATTTAAGTTACGTGCAGGGACATTTAAAGGATGCGATCGCCCTCGCCCAGCGCATTTGGCTGGATTGTGCCGCCCTCGCCACCCACTCTCCGACTGGCCTCATCCAGGCCCATCAAGTCCATAGCAGTATGCTCACCCTGGTACAGGACATCAGCGTCACCTTCGAGGCCCTGCTGCTGCTACTCCCCCCCACCCAGGCCCGGGTGCTGGAAAGCCTGGCCCTCGACCCCACTGACAGTCCCCAGGCCAGCGCCTATATCAAAAAGCATCAGCTCTCGCGGGGCGGCGGCTTGCAAGGTGCCCTCAACAGCCTGGAGCAAAAAGGGCTGATCTACGGCCCCCAATTTAGCTATCGCATCGCCCTGCCTTTGCTCAACTTTTGGCTGAAACAACGGTTGCGCTAG
- a CDS encoding cation-translocating P-type ATPase, which yields MVHSTLTDSDVDDPASGAIARAVSTHWHTLSPHQATTLLESSPQGLSNSEAEHRQQVYGWNELQEGATRRPLEILWDQFKNIMLLMLIAVALVSLLLDLQSGGFPKDAIAIFAIVLLNGGLGYLQESKAEKALAALKNMTSPRVRVLRQGREQEVDAKCLVPGDIVLLEAGVQVPADGRLLNAANLQIREAALTGEAEAVIKQPEVTLAEESALGDRVNLVFQGTEVLQGRGTVLITQTGMQTELGRIATMIQSVEAEPTPLQQRMAQLGNVLVSGSLVLVALVVAIGLLRTGDLSLFDELLEVSLSMAVAVVPEGLPAVITVTLALGTQRMVRRHALIRKLPAVETLGSVTTICSDKTGTLTQNKMVVQRVQTLDTQYTITGTGYAPEGQILADGQPVAIESAPALEALLMASAFCNDATLSPTGNVWTILGDPTEGALLALAGKGGFHTNRLKQNCDRIAEIPFTSERKRMSVVIRPCEDGSCPVDEAVMFTKGSPELVLERCQLVQMPAGTEPLTPAKRDQILAHNDEMASRGLRVLGFAMKPLNHAVPTNDLEAEEQELIWLGLVGMLDAPRPEVRAAVKACRRAGIRPVMITGDHQLTAQAIATDLGIAQPGDTILTGRDLTHLSTAELEATVPHVSVYARVAPEHKLRIVQALQKQGEFVAMTGDGVNDAPALKQADIGIAMGITGTDVSKEASDMVLLDDNFTTIVAATEEGRVVYDNIRRFIKYILGSNIGEVLTIAAAPLIGLGGVPLSPLQILWMNLVTDGVPALALAMEPGEPNVMRRPPNNPRESIFARGLGAYMVRVGILLAILAIALMAWAYQHTHAAGYPGDPATWKTLVFTTLCLAQMGHALAARSDTRLTVQLNPASNPFIWAAVLLTTGLQILLIYVPPLRDFFGLYPLSALELAVCFGFSALLFVWLEGEKLFIQFAMKRQRS from the coding sequence GTGGTTCACAGCACACTCACGGATTCTGACGTTGATGATCCGGCAAGCGGGGCGATCGCCCGCGCCGTTTCCACTCACTGGCACACCTTAAGTCCTCACCAGGCAACCACCCTGTTGGAGAGCAGTCCCCAAGGACTCAGCAACAGCGAAGCGGAGCACCGCCAGCAAGTCTATGGCTGGAATGAATTGCAGGAAGGGGCGACCCGCCGTCCGTTGGAGATTTTGTGGGACCAGTTCAAAAACATCATGCTGCTGATGTTGATTGCGGTGGCCCTGGTGTCCCTCCTGTTGGATTTGCAGTCAGGGGGCTTTCCGAAGGATGCGATCGCGATTTTTGCGATCGTGCTGCTGAATGGTGGGCTGGGTTATCTGCAAGAGAGCAAAGCCGAAAAAGCACTGGCCGCGCTCAAAAACATGACCTCACCACGGGTGCGCGTGCTGCGGCAGGGGCGCGAGCAAGAGGTCGACGCCAAATGCCTGGTGCCAGGAGACATCGTGCTGTTGGAAGCCGGGGTGCAAGTGCCCGCCGACGGCCGGCTGCTGAACGCAGCGAATTTGCAGATCCGGGAAGCGGCGCTGACGGGGGAAGCGGAAGCGGTGATCAAACAGCCGGAAGTCACGCTGGCAGAAGAATCGGCCTTGGGCGATCGCGTCAATCTGGTCTTCCAGGGTACAGAGGTGTTGCAGGGGCGCGGCACCGTGCTCATCACCCAAACGGGCATGCAGACGGAACTGGGCCGCATCGCTACGATGATTCAGTCGGTGGAAGCGGAACCGACGCCATTGCAACAGCGCATGGCACAACTGGGCAACGTGTTGGTGTCGGGGTCGCTGGTGCTGGTGGCTTTGGTGGTGGCGATCGGGCTACTCCGCACGGGCGATTTGAGCCTGTTTGATGAACTGCTGGAAGTCTCCCTCAGTATGGCGGTGGCGGTGGTGCCCGAAGGATTGCCCGCTGTCATTACGGTGACGCTGGCGCTGGGCACCCAACGCATGGTGCGCCGTCACGCCCTGATCCGCAAACTGCCTGCGGTTGAAACTCTGGGTTCCGTTACGACCATCTGTTCCGATAAAACGGGGACGCTGACCCAAAACAAAATGGTGGTGCAACGGGTGCAAACCCTCGACACTCAGTACACCATCACAGGCACCGGGTATGCTCCCGAGGGGCAAATTTTGGCCGATGGCCAACCGGTGGCGATTGAGTCTGCCCCGGCGTTAGAAGCCCTGCTGATGGCGAGTGCGTTCTGCAATGATGCCACCTTAAGCCCGACGGGGAATGTGTGGACGATTTTAGGTGACCCGACGGAAGGGGCGCTGCTGGCGCTGGCGGGCAAAGGGGGCTTTCACACCAACCGCCTGAAGCAAAACTGCGATCGCATTGCCGAAATTCCCTTCACCTCCGAACGTAAGCGCATGAGCGTGGTCATTCGCCCTTGTGAGGATGGTTCTTGTCCGGTGGATGAGGCAGTGATGTTCACCAAAGGCTCGCCGGAGCTAGTGCTGGAGCGGTGCCAGTTGGTGCAGATGCCCGCAGGCACTGAGCCGCTGACGCCAGCGAAGCGCGATCAGATTCTCGCCCACAATGATGAGATGGCTTCGCGCGGGTTGCGGGTGCTGGGCTTTGCTATGAAGCCACTCAACCACGCTGTGCCCACGAACGACTTGGAAGCCGAAGAACAAGAGCTCATCTGGCTGGGGCTGGTCGGGATGCTGGACGCGCCCCGGCCCGAAGTGCGGGCGGCGGTCAAGGCCTGTCGCCGCGCGGGCATTCGTCCCGTCATGATTACGGGGGACCATCAGCTCACGGCGCAGGCGATCGCCACCGATTTGGGCATTGCCCAACCCGGCGACACCATTCTTACCGGACGTGACCTGACCCACCTCTCCACCGCTGAGTTGGAAGCCACCGTGCCCCATGTGAGTGTGTACGCCAGAGTCGCGCCAGAGCACAAACTCCGCATCGTGCAGGCCCTCCAAAAGCAGGGCGAATTTGTGGCGATGACCGGGGATGGCGTCAACGATGCGCCCGCCTTGAAACAGGCCGATATCGGCATTGCCATGGGCATCACGGGCACCGATGTCAGTAAAGAAGCCAGCGACATGGTGCTGCTGGACGATAACTTCACCACCATCGTGGCCGCAACGGAAGAAGGGCGGGTGGTCTACGACAACATTCGCCGCTTCATTAAATACATTTTGGGCAGCAACATCGGCGAAGTGCTGACCATTGCCGCCGCTCCGCTCATTGGTTTGGGCGGCGTGCCCCTGTCGCCGCTGCAAATTTTGTGGATGAACCTGGTGACGGACGGGGTACCCGCCCTGGCCCTGGCCATGGAACCGGGGGAACCCAATGTTATGCGGCGTCCCCCCAACAATCCGCGAGAGAGCATTTTTGCGCGGGGACTGGGGGCTTACATGGTGCGGGTGGGCATTTTGTTGGCGATTTTGGCGATCGCCCTCATGGCCTGGGCTTATCAACACACCCACGCGGCAGGCTATCCTGGCGATCCCGCTACCTGGAAAACGCTAGTATTCACGACGCTGTGTTTGGCCCAGATGGGCCACGCCTTGGCCGCCCGGTCGGACACGCGCCTAACCGTGCAACTGAATCCCGCTTCGAATCCGTTCATCTGGGCAGCGGTGCTGCTCACCACAGGGCTGCAAATTCTGCTGATTTATGTGCCGCCGCTGCGGGACTTCTTTGGCCTGTATCCCCTGTCGGCGTTAGAACTGGCGGTTTGTTTTGGCTTTAGCGCGTTGTTATTTGTCTGGCTGGAAGGGGAAAAACTCTTCATCCAGTTCGCAATGAAGCGCCAGCGATCGTAG
- a CDS encoding SLC13 family permease, translating to MTIALTLAVVLLALICFVGEWFPADVTAIAVMVLLMTLGLVTPEEGISGFSSSATITVLAMFILSAGIDRTGAVQAVSTGLMTWGGRRASRQIVVMGAIVGPISAFINNTAVVAVFLPIVEDWCRKQGISPSKLLMPLSYLTVLGGMLTVIGTSTNVLASGLSADLGYSPFGLFQFTGVGLITGAIGLLYLAFVAPRWLPQRRSPAESPVLERYGLNDYISEIVIPPGSKLVGQSLQGSQLQRRFDLDVMELIREGAHFPQPIADKRLQAGDILLVRSQPACLLKIKETQGIEILPEVQFGRSQAEPALTQGEEGIAEVLLLPNAEIVGSTLKETRFRQRYNATVLAIQQGQTLVRDRLGRVPIQFGDVLLVQGPKQSLLGLQTRPGFVLAQQRDLETFRREKAGVAIAILLGVILLAAVEWVPILVSAWIGVVLMLLTGCLKPGELYSSVRWDVIFLLAGLIPLGIAMENSGATQWLANQLVALGGQWSGYALLTLFFVITSLVTEILSNNACVVLLLPIAAQVAETLNFNPYAFMFTVMFAASNSFMTPIGYQTNTMVYGPGGYRFADFLRVGTPLNILMALVTPPLIIAFYGL from the coding sequence ATGACGATCGCACTGACCCTGGCGGTTGTTCTACTGGCGTTAATTTGCTTTGTCGGAGAATGGTTTCCCGCCGATGTAACCGCGATCGCGGTCATGGTGCTCTTGATGACACTGGGGCTGGTCACTCCGGAAGAGGGCATTTCCGGCTTTAGCAGTTCCGCCACGATTACGGTGCTGGCGATGTTCATCCTGAGCGCGGGCATCGACCGCACCGGAGCCGTCCAAGCGGTGAGCACCGGGTTGATGACCTGGGGCGGACGGCGGGCCAGTCGCCAAATTGTGGTGATGGGGGCGATCGTCGGGCCAATTTCCGCCTTCATCAACAACACGGCAGTCGTTGCGGTGTTTCTGCCCATCGTCGAAGACTGGTGCCGCAAGCAGGGCATTTCGCCATCCAAACTGCTGATGCCCCTGTCGTACCTGACGGTGCTGGGCGGCATGTTGACGGTGATCGGCACCTCGACGAACGTATTAGCCAGTGGCCTTTCGGCGGACTTGGGCTATAGCCCCTTCGGTCTGTTTCAGTTCACCGGGGTTGGCCTCATCACGGGAGCGATCGGGTTGCTGTACCTGGCATTTGTCGCGCCGCGCTGGTTGCCCCAACGGCGATCGCCCGCCGAGTCCCCCGTGCTGGAACGCTACGGCCTCAACGACTACATCAGCGAAATCGTGATTCCCCCCGGTTCTAAGCTAGTGGGTCAGTCGTTGCAGGGCAGCCAGCTCCAGCGGCGCTTCGATCTGGATGTGATGGAGCTGATTCGCGAGGGCGCGCACTTTCCCCAACCCATTGCCGACAAACGGCTACAGGCGGGCGATATCTTGCTGGTGCGCAGCCAGCCAGCCTGTTTGTTGAAAATCAAAGAAACTCAGGGCATTGAAATTTTGCCGGAGGTGCAATTTGGGCGATCGCAGGCCGAACCCGCCCTGACCCAGGGTGAAGAAGGCATTGCGGAAGTCCTGCTTTTGCCCAATGCCGAGATCGTCGGTTCCACCCTCAAAGAAACGCGGTTTCGCCAGCGCTACAACGCCACCGTGCTCGCCATTCAACAGGGGCAAACCTTGGTGCGCGATCGCCTGGGTCGGGTGCCGATCCAGTTTGGTGACGTGCTGCTGGTGCAAGGCCCCAAACAAAGTTTGCTGGGGCTGCAAACCCGTCCGGGCTTCGTGTTAGCGCAGCAGCGAGATCTTGAAACCTTTCGGCGAGAAAAAGCCGGGGTAGCGATCGCCATCCTCCTGGGAGTCATCCTCCTGGCCGCCGTGGAATGGGTGCCCATTTTGGTCAGCGCCTGGATCGGCGTCGTCCTCATGCTGCTGACGGGCTGCCTCAAACCGGGGGAGCTTTACAGCTCCGTGCGCTGGGATGTCATCTTTTTGCTGGCGGGGCTGATTCCCCTCGGTATTGCTATGGAAAATTCTGGCGCGACCCAGTGGCTAGCGAATCAGTTGGTGGCCCTGGGCGGGCAGTGGTCGGGCTATGCGTTGCTGACCTTATTTTTCGTCATCACGTCCCTCGTCACAGAAATCTTGTCCAATAATGCCTGTGTCGTGCTGTTGCTGCCGATCGCTGCCCAGGTGGCCGAGACCTTAAATTTCAATCCGTATGCGTTTATGTTTACAGTCATGTTTGCGGCCTCCAACAGCTTTATGACCCCGATCGGCTATCAAACGAATACGATGGTCTACGGCCCTGGCGGCTACCGCTTTGCGGACTTTCTCCGCGTGGGCACTCCCTTGAATATCCTCATGGCGTTGGTGACTCCGCCGCTGATTATTGCTTTTTATGGACTCTAA